One genomic region from Thermoleptolyngbya sichuanensis A183 encodes:
- the aroF gene encoding 3-deoxy-7-phosphoheptulonate synthase, with product MQKAKLTLKTEPSHSSIIQISERVSAGGSELLLIGGPCSVESRAQMDAVASRLSVAGVQALRGGVYKPRTSPYDFQGMGREGLEILAAVRDRTGMPVVTEVMAVSQIEEIAAYADVLQIGSRNMQNFDLLKALGHVDKPILLKRGLAATIEEFVMAAEYILAHGNPNVMLCERGIRSFDTYTRNVLDLGAVVALKQITHLPVIVDPSHAAGKRELVPNLTLAAIAAGADGLIIECHPDPEKSVSDARQALSLDDMVAIVEKVRAIAPIVGRTLPPVQEPLPQVVVA from the coding sequence ATGCAAAAAGCAAAGCTGACCCTCAAGACCGAACCCAGCCACAGTAGCATTATTCAGATTTCCGAACGGGTTTCGGCGGGCGGGTCAGAACTGCTCCTCATCGGCGGGCCCTGCTCCGTCGAAAGCCGCGCCCAGATGGATGCCGTTGCCAGTCGCCTTTCGGTGGCGGGTGTGCAGGCGCTGCGGGGCGGGGTCTACAAGCCGCGCACCTCGCCCTACGATTTCCAGGGCATGGGGCGCGAGGGGCTAGAAATTTTGGCGGCGGTGCGCGATCGCACGGGAATGCCCGTCGTTACCGAAGTCATGGCCGTTTCCCAAATCGAAGAAATCGCCGCCTACGCTGATGTGCTGCAAATCGGCAGCCGCAATATGCAAAACTTCGACCTGCTGAAGGCGCTGGGCCACGTCGATAAGCCAATCCTGCTGAAGCGGGGGCTAGCTGCCACCATTGAGGAATTCGTTATGGCCGCAGAGTACATCCTGGCGCACGGCAATCCAAACGTGATGCTGTGCGAACGGGGCATCCGCAGCTTCGACACCTATACGCGCAACGTGCTAGATCTGGGCGCAGTTGTGGCGCTGAAGCAAATCACCCACTTGCCCGTGATCGTAGACCCCAGCCATGCTGCCGGAAAGCGCGAACTGGTGCCGAATCTCACTTTGGCGGCGATCGCCGCTGGAGCCGACGGGCTGATCATCGAGTGCCACCCAGACCCCGAAAAATCTGTCTCCGATGCGCGGCAGGCCCTCTCGCTAGACGACATGGTGGCGATTGTGGAAAAGGTGAGGGCGATCGCCCCCATCGTCGGCCGCACCCTTCCCCCCGTTCAAGAGCCGCTGCCGCAAGTTGTCGTTGCGTAG
- a CDS encoding ABC transporter ATP-binding protein — translation MTAAIALQHVTKVYGNTPVVNDLSFSIQPGEIFGLLGPNGAGKSTTIRMLTTLTQMTSGRIEVAGYDVARQPVLVKQQIGVVLQQMSVDVDLTVWENMEFHGRMHHIPNPRRQREIDRWLEYVELSDRRNDLVKTLSGGMKRRLQIARALLHEPRILFLDEPTVGLDPQTRRRLWEIIKGLNQQGMTILLTTHYMEEVEYLCGSSFGSYAVPNHIGILDGGKLIALGTLEELRRQHGEGLVMKQAGDRWDYKFFPTMSEAQAFFEAQPHKAGMMVRPSNLEDIFVELTGRNLD, via the coding sequence ATGACAGCGGCGATCGCCCTTCAACACGTCACTAAGGTCTATGGCAATACGCCCGTCGTCAACGACCTGTCTTTTTCGATTCAGCCGGGGGAAATCTTTGGGCTATTGGGGCCCAACGGCGCAGGCAAGTCCACCACGATTCGCATGTTGACTACGCTGACGCAGATGACGAGCGGGCGCATTGAAGTGGCAGGTTACGACGTGGCGCGGCAGCCCGTGCTGGTGAAGCAGCAAATCGGTGTGGTGCTGCAACAGATGAGCGTGGATGTGGATCTGACTGTGTGGGAAAACATGGAATTTCATGGGCGGATGCACCATATTCCCAATCCCCGCCGCCAGCGCGAAATTGACCGCTGGCTGGAGTATGTGGAACTGAGCGATCGCCGCAATGACCTGGTGAAAACCCTCTCCGGCGGCATGAAGCGCCGTTTGCAAATCGCCCGCGCCCTGCTGCACGAGCCGCGCATTTTGTTTTTGGACGAGCCGACCGTCGGACTCGATCCGCAAACCCGCCGCCGCCTTTGGGAAATCATCAAGGGGCTGAACCAGCAGGGCATGACGATTTTGCTGACGACGCACTATATGGAAGAGGTGGAATACCTCTGTGGCTCTAGCTTTGGCAGCTACGCCGTGCCAAACCACATTGGCATTTTGGACGGCGGCAAGCTGATTGCCCTGGGTACGCTGGAGGAACTGCGCCGCCAGCATGGGGAAGGGCTGGTGATGAAGCAAGCGGGCGATCGCTGGGATTACAAGTTCTTCCCTACGATGAGCGAGGCCCAGGCATTCTTTGAAGCACAGCCCCACAAAGCCGGGATGATGGTGCGTCCGTCCAATTTGGAAGATATTTTTGTGGAACTGACCGGACGCAATTTGGACTAG
- the gshA gene encoding glutamate--cysteine ligase has protein sequence MLSKGFEIEMYTGTPDGDIVGFSDKIVAALDGFVREPDTRNVEYTTPPLCRYERLLCELVRPRLRLRSFLKRLGNYTLIPGSTLALGGSDQFHRSDPGNPYHSFIERTYGTTVVTASVHINVGIADPEVLMRACRLIRAEAPLFLALSAASPFLDGQPTGNHSSRWRVFPKTPREVPLFESHAHYIRWTDEQLKLGTMQNVRHLWSSVRPNGDRRPYCLNRLELRICDLVSDPVALLAICALLEARIMQVMENPDLDPLVQSDLPSVTRATDLVALIDANEDAAAQNSLEAELRHWQDGRMLRAQDWVNLLLEETLPTAKQHGFACFLQPIHKILREGNEAQRWLRLIDQGWDARQVVKQAIRDTESIEMALAEDLCEPGVDLSVPDDEPCLALVP, from the coding sequence ATGCTGTCGAAGGGCTTTGAAATCGAGATGTACACAGGCACGCCCGATGGCGACATTGTGGGGTTCTCCGACAAGATTGTGGCTGCCCTGGACGGGTTTGTGCGAGAGCCAGACACGCGCAACGTGGAATACACCACCCCGCCACTCTGCCGATATGAGCGGCTGCTGTGCGAATTGGTGCGCCCCCGTCTGCGGCTGCGGTCGTTTCTGAAGCGGCTGGGCAATTACACCCTGATTCCGGGCAGCACCCTGGCCCTGGGCGGCAGCGACCAGTTTCACCGCTCCGATCCGGGCAACCCCTATCACAGCTTTATTGAGCGCACCTACGGCACGACGGTTGTGACGGCCAGCGTTCATATCAACGTGGGGATTGCTGATCCAGAGGTGCTGATGCGGGCCTGCCGCCTGATCCGCGCCGAGGCCCCGCTGTTTTTGGCGCTGAGTGCCGCTTCGCCGTTTCTAGACGGTCAGCCGACGGGCAATCATTCCAGCCGCTGGCGCGTATTTCCCAAAACGCCCCGCGAAGTGCCCCTGTTTGAAAGCCACGCCCACTACATCCGCTGGACGGATGAACAGCTCAAGCTGGGCACTATGCAAAACGTGCGCCACCTGTGGAGTTCGGTGCGCCCCAATGGCGATCGCCGTCCCTATTGCCTTAACCGACTGGAACTCCGCATCTGCGATCTAGTGAGCGACCCGGTGGCGCTGCTGGCGATCTGCGCCCTGCTAGAAGCCCGGATCATGCAAGTGATGGAAAACCCCGACCTCGACCCACTGGTGCAAAGCGACCTGCCCAGCGTGACGCGGGCGACAGATTTAGTCGCGTTGATCGATGCCAATGAAGACGCTGCCGCGCAAAACAGTCTGGAGGCGGAATTGCGCCACTGGCAAGACGGTCGGATGCTGCGGGCACAGGACTGGGTGAACCTGCTGCTCGAAGAAACGCTGCCCACGGCCAAGCAGCACGGCTTTGCTTGCTTCCTCCAGCCGATCCACAAGATTTTGCGGGAGGGCAACGAGGCCCAGCGCTGGCTGCGGCTGATTGACCAGGGCTGGGATGCCCGCCAGGTGGTGAAACAAGCCATCCGCGACACTGAATCTATAGAAATGGCCTTGGCGGAGGATCTGTGTGAACCGGGCGTGGATCTCAGCGTGCCAGACGATGAGCCGTGTCTGGCGCTGGTTCCCTAA